The Yersinia intermedia genome window below encodes:
- a CDS encoding YchJ family protein, whose amino-acid sequence MSEQCPCGSGFEYQQCCAPYILNTQVATEPAILMRSRYSAYVKKEADYLVKTWHPDCKAQEWRDGIIQSFTNTVWHGLTVIAQTAGSHDDEAFVEFIARFTDPNNVQISVMHERSRFLRIKEHWYYIDGVRPSVGRNDICPCGSGKKYKKCCGH is encoded by the coding sequence TTGTCAGAACAGTGCCCATGCGGCAGCGGCTTTGAATATCAACAATGCTGTGCGCCTTATATTCTTAACACGCAAGTCGCGACCGAACCTGCAATACTGATGCGCTCACGCTATAGTGCCTATGTAAAAAAGGAGGCGGATTATCTCGTTAAAACCTGGCATCCCGACTGCAAAGCACAAGAATGGCGAGATGGGATAATTCAAAGTTTCACCAATACTGTCTGGCATGGATTAACCGTCATCGCACAAACCGCTGGCAGTCATGATGACGAAGCATTTGTGGAGTTCATTGCTCGTTTTACAGATCCCAACAATGTACAGATAAGCGTAATGCACGAACGTTCCCGCTTCCTTCGAATAAAAGAACACTGGTACTATATCGACGGAGTCCGGCCGTCGGTAGGTAGAAATGATATCTGCCCTTGCGGTTCAGGAAAAAAATATAAGAAATGCTGCGGGCATTAA
- the purU gene encoding formyltetrahydrofolate deformylase, which produces MPHQNVQKKVLRTICPDAKGLIAKITNICYKHQLNIVQNNEFVDHLTGRFFMRTELEGIFNDTTLLADLDDALPEGTNRELHTAGRRRIVIMVTKEAHCLGDLLMKSAYGGLDVEIAAVIGNHDALQNLVERFDIPFHLISHEGLTRDQHDQRLIEQIEQYQPDYVVLAKYMRVLTPAFVQSFPYQIINIHHSFLPAFIGARPYHQAYERGVKIIGATAHYVNDSLDEGPIIMQDVIHVDHSYTAEDMMRAGRDVEKNVLSRALYRVLAQRVFVYGNRTVIL; this is translated from the coding sequence ATGCCACACCAGAATGTACAAAAGAAAGTGTTACGCACTATATGCCCAGATGCTAAAGGCTTAATCGCAAAAATTACCAATATTTGTTACAAGCACCAGTTAAATATCGTGCAGAATAATGAATTTGTTGATCATCTGACTGGTCGTTTTTTCATGCGTACCGAGCTTGAAGGTATTTTCAACGATACCACCCTGCTAGCAGACTTAGATGATGCTTTGCCAGAAGGCACTAACCGTGAATTGCATACTGCAGGGCGCCGCCGCATTGTCATTATGGTCACCAAAGAGGCGCATTGCCTCGGCGACTTATTAATGAAGAGTGCTTATGGTGGTCTGGATGTAGAAATTGCGGCAGTGATTGGTAACCATGACGCGTTGCAGAATTTGGTGGAGCGCTTTGATATACCTTTCCACCTTATCAGCCACGAAGGTCTAACCCGAGATCAACATGATCAACGTTTGATTGAGCAAATTGAACAATACCAACCTGACTACGTGGTACTGGCTAAATATATGCGCGTGCTGACGCCAGCCTTTGTCCAGAGTTTCCCTTATCAGATTATTAATATCCACCACTCATTCTTACCTGCATTTATTGGCGCTCGCCCTTATCACCAGGCTTATGAAAGAGGTGTGAAGATTATTGGTGCCACAGCTCACTATGTAAACGATAGTCTGGATGAAGGCCCAATCATCATGCAGGACGTTATTCACGTTGATCATTCGTATACGGCTGAGGATATGATGCGAGCCGGGCGAGATGTGGAAAAGAACGTTCTGAGTCGCGCCCTGTATCGTGTTTTGGCGCAACGTGTTTTTGTTTACGGTAACCGTACTGTTATTCTGTAA
- a CDS encoding LysR family transcriptional regulator, whose protein sequence is MFLSRKLEAFMAVVENGSLSKAARVMNRTTPPVAKSIKDFENIIGKKLFKREKFGMSLTRDGEILYNDLKDLYQQEKEITKKHLTGHVSNVINIYYDWGKSENLTKLYKEAEKNNIQANIIKFYYENIDEIGDYDGNSLILSSEKIASERFTLLNEVPDSGFGIYGRKDIINESQDIINILHKNVWLCNPTLYRSDFVKNLEESVKKQHDKVSVRQVDSLACCLNFIYSGRYICITDSVMDDFNGDSKLDFINLASFQSENKLYFYKSRSHSSVLNRLIEYIHSMV, encoded by the coding sequence ATGTTTCTATCTCGAAAGTTAGAAGCCTTTATGGCCGTAGTTGAAAATGGTTCGCTGAGTAAGGCTGCAAGAGTGATGAACAGGACGACGCCTCCGGTAGCTAAGTCGATAAAAGATTTTGAAAATATAATAGGGAAAAAACTGTTTAAAAGAGAGAAGTTTGGTATGAGTTTAACCAGGGATGGTGAGATTTTATATAATGATCTAAAAGATTTGTATCAGCAAGAAAAAGAAATCACAAAAAAACATCTTACAGGCCATGTATCTAATGTTATCAATATTTACTACGATTGGGGTAAAAGTGAAAACTTAACGAAACTGTATAAAGAGGCAGAAAAGAATAACATTCAAGCTAATATAATTAAGTTTTATTATGAAAATATTGATGAAATCGGAGACTATGATGGTAATTCACTTATCCTTTCATCAGAAAAAATCGCCAGCGAAAGATTTACGTTGTTAAATGAAGTGCCAGACAGTGGTTTTGGTATCTATGGGCGTAAAGATATAATAAATGAAAGTCAAGATATAATAAATATTCTACATAAAAACGTTTGGTTGTGTAACCCAACACTGTATAGAAGTGATTTCGTTAAGAATCTTGAAGAATCAGTTAAAAAACAGCATGATAAAGTTAGTGTTAGGCAGGTTGATAGCCTGGCATGCTGCTTGAATTTTATTTATTCAGGCCGATATATATGCATTACCGATTCAGTAATGGATGATTTTAACGGCGACTCAAAATTGGATTTCATAAATTTGGCCAGTTTTCAAAGCGAGAATAAATTGTATTTTTATAAGTCACGCTCACATTCAAGTGTATTAAATAGGCTTATTGAATATATTCATTCGATGGTGTAA
- the xthA gene encoding exodeoxyribonuclease III has protein sequence MKFVSFNINGLRARPHQLAAIIEQHQPDVIGLQETKVHDDMFPLEDVSQHGYHVFYHGQKGHYGVALLTKNEPLAVRRGFPTDEEDAQRRIIMADIATSNGPLTVINGYFPQGESRDHPIKFPAKERFYADLQQYLEQQLSADAQVLIMGDLNISPTDLDIGIGEDSRKRWLRTGKCSFLPEERAWLARLQNWGLVDTFRAANPECNDQFSWFDYRSRGFDENRGLRIDLLLASQPLATRCIATGIDYEIRGMEKPSDHAPVWSEFAL, from the coding sequence ATGAAGTTTGTCTCTTTTAATATCAATGGCCTACGTGCTCGACCACATCAACTAGCCGCGATCATCGAGCAACATCAACCAGATGTGATTGGCCTTCAGGAAACGAAAGTCCATGATGATATGTTTCCCCTTGAGGATGTCAGTCAGCATGGTTATCACGTTTTTTATCATGGGCAAAAAGGCCATTATGGTGTGGCGCTGTTAACCAAAAATGAGCCTTTAGCGGTTCGTCGTGGCTTCCCAACAGATGAAGAAGATGCTCAACGCCGTATTATTATGGCTGATATCGCAACATCAAATGGTCCCCTCACTGTTATTAATGGTTATTTCCCTCAGGGAGAAAGCCGTGATCACCCAATAAAATTCCCAGCAAAAGAGCGTTTTTACGCTGACCTACAGCAATACCTGGAGCAACAACTTTCAGCGGATGCTCAGGTACTGATTATGGGGGATTTAAATATCAGCCCAACTGATCTCGATATTGGTATCGGCGAAGATAGCCGTAAACGTTGGCTGCGAACCGGGAAGTGTTCATTCCTGCCAGAAGAACGGGCCTGGCTGGCGCGATTACAAAACTGGGGGCTGGTTGATACATTCCGCGCAGCCAATCCTGAATGTAACGATCAATTTTCGTGGTTTGATTATCGCTCCCGTGGTTTTGATGAGAACAGAGGCCTGCGCATAGATTTATTGTTAGCAAGCCAGCCACTGGCTACCCGTTGTATTGCGACAGGGATTGATTACGAAATTCGCGGTATGGAAAAACCCTCAGACCACGCGCCAGTATGGTCTGAATTCGCCCTCTGA
- a CDS encoding pyrimidine (deoxy)nucleoside triphosphate diphosphatase: MIDVVAAIIEQNGKILLAQRDSCRDQAGLWEFPGGKVEAGESQPQALIRELTEELNIEASVTRYIATNQWHSDKQTIRLHAWLIESFSGELALHCHSAIVWLAPEEAYRYPLAPADIPLLDAFIAQKQ, translated from the coding sequence ATGATTGATGTTGTTGCCGCCATTATTGAACAAAATGGCAAAATTTTGTTAGCTCAACGGGATTCATGCCGTGATCAAGCAGGATTGTGGGAGTTTCCAGGGGGGAAAGTCGAGGCAGGGGAAAGCCAGCCTCAGGCTCTAATACGTGAATTGACCGAAGAATTGAATATTGAGGCATCAGTGACCAGATATATTGCCACTAATCAATGGCATTCAGATAAACAGACCATCCGATTACACGCCTGGCTGATTGAGAGTTTCAGCGGTGAGCTGGCACTGCATTGTCACTCCGCTATCGTTTGGCTGGCACCAGAGGAGGCTTACCGTTACCCTCTGGCACCTGCCGATATTCCGCTTTTAGATGCTTTTATTGCCCAAAAACAGTAG
- a CDS encoding DUF1496 domain-containing protein yields the protein MRTWLLLSCIGFSSFMSGAAMANRNNVDVVVPLPPEVWNNSSNRNTNNNPCTRCCVYQNQNYSEGAVLRVEGEVLQCVRDSSVVGTNPLIWKRLTR from the coding sequence ATGAGAACATGGTTATTGCTAAGTTGTATTGGTTTTTCCTCGTTTATGTCTGGTGCTGCTATGGCTAATCGTAACAATGTTGATGTTGTTGTTCCTCTGCCACCAGAGGTATGGAATAACTCATCCAATCGCAACACGAACAACAATCCTTGTACCCGCTGCTGTGTGTATCAAAATCAGAATTATTCTGAAGGTGCTGTATTGCGCGTTGAAGGAGAAGTGTTGCAGTGTGTGCGTGATAGCAGTGTAGTAGGTACCAATCCATTGATTTGGAAGCGGTTGACCAGATAA
- a CDS encoding DNA topoisomerase III produces MRLFIAEKPSLARAIADILPKPHRRGDGFIACGSDQMVTWCVGHLLEQAQPDAYDSRYARWSLADLPIIPEKWQLQPRPSVSKQLNVIKQLLQQADEVVHAGDPDREGQLLVDEVLDYLDLVAEKRQNVRRCLINDLNPQAVERAVERLRYNREFIPLCVSALARARADWLYGINMTRAYTILGRNAGYDGVLSVGRVQTPVLGLVVRRDEEIEDFIPKDFFEVKAHIVTPADERFIALWQPSDSCESYQDEEGRLLHRPLAEHVVNRITGQPAFVTSYNDKRESETAPLPFSLSTLQIEAAKRFGLSAQQVLDICQRLYETHKLITYPRSDCRYLPEEHFAGRHSVLNAISIHQADLLPLEVMDSDRRNRCWDDKKVDAHHAIIPTARASKVNLTTDESKVFRLVAQQYLMQFCPDAQFRKCVIELDIAGGKFVAKARFLAEAGWRTLLGSKERDEENEGAPLPVVEKGAELLCERGEVVERQTQPPRPFTDASLLSAMTGIARFVQDKELKKVLRATDGLGTEATRAGIIELLFKRTFLFKKGRYIHASPAGRALIHALPDIAARPDMTAHWESTLTQISEKNCRYQDFMQPLVATLQDLISQAKQNRSPQVFRGLPAAPSGAIKKRKKAPSKAKENKS; encoded by the coding sequence ATGCGACTTTTTATTGCTGAAAAACCCAGTTTGGCGCGGGCGATTGCCGATATTCTGCCAAAGCCGCATCGTCGAGGTGATGGATTTATTGCCTGTGGTAGTGACCAAATGGTGACATGGTGTGTTGGTCACTTGCTGGAACAGGCCCAACCTGATGCTTATGACAGCCGCTATGCACGCTGGTCGTTAGCTGATTTACCCATTATTCCTGAAAAATGGCAGCTACAGCCTCGGCCCTCAGTCAGTAAGCAATTGAATGTTATCAAACAACTTTTGCAACAGGCCGACGAAGTGGTTCATGCAGGTGACCCGGATCGCGAAGGGCAACTTTTGGTTGATGAGGTATTGGATTACCTCGATTTGGTGGCAGAGAAGCGGCAAAATGTCCGCCGTTGCCTGATTAACGATCTCAATCCGCAGGCAGTGGAACGTGCGGTGGAGCGTTTGCGTTATAACCGCGAATTTATCCCGTTATGTGTTTCGGCATTGGCACGCGCCAGAGCAGACTGGTTATATGGCATCAATATGACTCGTGCCTATACTATTCTTGGGCGCAATGCAGGTTATGATGGCGTTTTGTCAGTAGGGCGGGTGCAAACGCCAGTATTAGGTTTGGTTGTTCGCCGTGACGAAGAAATTGAAGATTTTATTCCCAAAGACTTTTTCGAAGTCAAAGCCCATATTGTCACACCTGCGGATGAGCGTTTTATTGCCCTATGGCAGCCGAGTGATTCTTGCGAGTCGTATCAGGATGAAGAAGGGCGCTTGTTGCATCGGCCACTGGCTGAACATGTGGTTAATCGCATCACCGGTCAGCCTGCATTTGTAACTTCCTATAATGATAAACGGGAATCAGAAACCGCACCGTTACCCTTTTCCCTTTCAACATTGCAGATTGAAGCCGCCAAACGCTTTGGTTTGAGCGCCCAGCAAGTGCTGGATATTTGTCAGCGTTTATATGAAACGCACAAATTAATTACGTATCCGCGTTCAGATTGCCGATACCTACCAGAAGAGCATTTCGCTGGGCGTCATTCGGTCTTAAATGCCATTAGTATCCATCAGGCTGACTTATTGCCGTTAGAGGTAATGGATAGCGATCGGCGTAATCGCTGCTGGGATGACAAAAAAGTCGATGCCCATCACGCGATTATCCCAACAGCGCGGGCCAGTAAGGTGAATCTAACCACTGATGAGAGCAAGGTTTTCCGATTGGTAGCACAGCAATATCTGATGCAATTTTGCCCAGACGCACAATTTCGTAAATGCGTCATTGAACTCGATATTGCTGGTGGGAAGTTTGTTGCTAAAGCCCGTTTTCTGGCGGAGGCTGGCTGGCGTACCTTGCTTGGCAGCAAAGAGCGTGATGAAGAAAACGAAGGCGCACCTTTGCCAGTGGTGGAAAAAGGTGCTGAATTATTATGTGAGCGGGGTGAGGTTGTTGAACGTCAAACCCAGCCGCCAAGGCCATTTACCGATGCCAGTTTGTTGTCTGCTATGACCGGGATCGCGCGATTTGTGCAGGACAAAGAGCTGAAAAAAGTGTTACGCGCAACGGATGGTCTGGGTACTGAGGCCACGCGCGCCGGGATTATTGAACTGCTTTTCAAACGTACTTTTTTATTCAAAAAAGGGCGTTATATCCACGCAAGCCCAGCGGGAAGAGCATTGATTCACGCGCTGCCTGATATTGCAGCACGGCCAGATATGACTGCACATTGGGAATCGACACTGACACAAATCAGTGAGAAAAATTGCCGATATCAGGATTTCATGCAGCCACTGGTGGCAACATTGCAAGATTTAATCAGTCAGGCAAAACAAAATCGCTCACCTCAGGTATTTCGTGGGTTGCCAGCGGCACCGTCTGGGGCGATAAAGAAACGTAAAAAAGCACCATCTAAAGCCAAGGAGAATAAGTCATGA
- the selD gene encoding selenide, water dikinase SelD, with translation MTSPAIRLTQYSHGAGCGCKISPKVLDKILHTDQQKFLDPHLLVGNETRDDAAVYDIGGGVGIISTTDFFMPIVDDPFDFGRIAATNAISDIYAMGGKPIMAIAILGWPIDKLSPEVAQQVIEGGRYVCQQAGISLAGGHSIDAPEPIFGLAVTGIVSTEQVKKNSAAQVGCKLFLTKPLGIGILTTAEKKSKLRPEHQGVATETMCQLNRSGADFASVAGVTAMTDVTGFGLLGHLSEICQGSGVQARLHFSAIPRLPAVEEYIAAGCVPGGTGRNFDSYGHLIGEMTELQKTLLCDPQTSGGLLLAVLPEAEAQVQAIAAQHGMTLSSIGELSSVDNHRALIEITE, from the coding sequence ATGACATCGCCAGCGATACGTCTTACTCAATACAGCCATGGAGCCGGCTGTGGTTGCAAAATTTCGCCCAAAGTTTTGGATAAAATATTGCACACCGACCAACAGAAGTTTCTTGATCCTCATTTGTTGGTGGGGAATGAAACGCGTGATGATGCAGCCGTTTATGATATTGGCGGTGGTGTTGGGATAATCAGTACGACCGATTTTTTTATGCCGATCGTGGATGATCCTTTTGATTTTGGCCGAATTGCAGCCACCAATGCCATCAGTGATATCTATGCGATGGGCGGTAAACCTATTATGGCCATTGCCATCCTGGGCTGGCCGATAGATAAACTATCGCCTGAAGTTGCCCAACAGGTTATTGAGGGCGGACGTTATGTTTGCCAGCAGGCAGGTATTTCTCTGGCAGGGGGGCATTCCATTGATGCGCCTGAGCCGATTTTCGGCCTGGCGGTCACTGGAATCGTCAGCACGGAGCAGGTTAAGAAAAACAGTGCTGCACAGGTAGGCTGTAAACTGTTTCTGACCAAACCACTAGGGATTGGTATTCTGACTACGGCAGAAAAGAAAAGTAAGTTGCGGCCTGAACATCAAGGGGTAGCAACGGAAACCATGTGCCAGTTAAATCGATCAGGCGCTGACTTTGCCAGTGTTGCCGGTGTCACTGCCATGACCGATGTTACCGGGTTTGGTCTGTTAGGGCATTTAAGCGAAATTTGTCAAGGATCCGGTGTTCAGGCCAGGTTACATTTCTCGGCTATACCACGGTTACCGGCAGTTGAAGAGTATATTGCTGCGGGTTGTGTGCCAGGGGGAACAGGGCGCAATTTTGACAGTTATGGTCACCTGATTGGCGAGATGACCGAGTTACAGAAAACGTTATTGTGTGACCCACAGACTTCCGGTGGTTTGCTGTTAGCCGTATTACCTGAAGCGGAGGCGCAGGTACAAGCTATTGCGGCTCAGCACGGCATGACGCTCAGTTCTATTGGCGAGTTAAGCTCTGTGGATAATCACCGGGCGTTGATTGAGATTACAGAATGA